AAGGCACAAGGAGCAGTTGGGTACCTCATTCCTGTTGTCTTCcagcaaaagctggatgtgttTGAATCCAGTCCTGCTGGACACACCTTTGCAGTGGGAGGTTCTGTATCCCAGGTGCACTGTAAGCCTGCATCCTGTTCCAGTTTTATACCAACATTAGGGAAATAAGTGTCTCCTGCAGTATCTCCTTCCAGGATCCACATTTCACTGCTGACAGTAAGGATTTTGTATGCCTGTTACATCTCCCATGGTAGCCaaacatttttacatgttttgtGTTTTGAGGTTCTTAGTatcttttatctctttttttttttttttaagctacaGTTGCTGGATTTGTAGAAGTAATTCCAATCTGAATTTCCAATGGATCTGAACACCTTATGCTGCCAGTTCATCTCTGTATCATGCCTACCACAAAGCTGCACTAAGTGTTTCTTATCACTGTGCCCTGACTCTGCCTTAACCTCGAAGTTGAAAAAGTgttctgtaaatatttaaaagctgttACAAAATTGCACTGTACAATTTGGCAGGTGTAGTCAACTTTTTATGGAGCGATCTCGTTGTGTTGTGTAAATAAAATCCTCTTAGTAAACACACTGTTGTTGGTATGTTGTGTTTTACAAACAGGAatcagggaatcctggaatggtttgggttggaagggttTAAAGCTCATCCATTCcaacaccctgccatgggcagggacatcttcactatcccaggttgctccaagccccaccATGGCattgggcactgccagggaaggagcaaccacagctgctctgggcaccctgtgccaggggctgcccaccctcacagggaacaattccttcccaatatcccatccatctctgccctctggcagtgggaatcCATCCCCTTGTCCAGGTCCTGATGAAAAGTCCTCCACTTTTCTTGTAGCCTCTCCAAGTAGTGGAAGGTGCTGTGAGGTCTCCACCTTATTCAAACTTTTAGTGCCTTGCCAACCTTCATCAAGAGAAGCCTGAAGTACATCCAGGGCTGAAGATGGAAATCAAAGCCAGGTCTGCTCCAAAGCTGTTTTCTTCTGAAGACAAGTAGGTAAAAGTGAAGAACACATTTCACAGCACTGAACAAAAACACTGGGGGTTGTTAGAGATGCTGCAGTTTGTGGCTCGAGGAGTGTTGTCAGTGCTGCCTTTAGAACAGCACTGCAATGAGGTGTAGAGATGAAGTAAACTCTGGGGTCCTCTCAGCACAAATGGTGGGAACACCTCCCTGCAAACCAGGCTCTGATGCCAAACTACTCCTAAGCCTTTGGAATCCAACCCACACTTAatgaagcaaagaaacaaaaccttgTAGCTCTCCATGCCCTGCCTGTTCTACTCCACATTTAAAACAATTGTTAAAGGAGCCAAACAAGTCACATATAATTTATACtttaatacagaaaagaaaccaTACATTTGGGGTCCATACACAGCACAGGAGCACTTCAGTACATCCAGAGTAAGACAAAAGTTGACCTTGTACTTGAAGTAGGTGACCGTgcaaggaggaaaagcaaacacttttaaaatttgattcaGTGTTCCAATGGAACTCGCTCTactaacaaaattaaaaattcagaagGAATAATTACTTGGGAAAGCCAATAAACCACAGTGGGTAAATGGTAAATCTGCATGGAAATCATGGGAGCTGGGCAATGTGCATCCCATGCTGAAGGTCCAGCTGATTGCACAGGGAATCACAAACTCCTACAGGCACTGCCTGTAACTCCCAAGAGGGCCTGGTGCAGTTTAATCAATGCCTGGATCCTTCCAGAggctgagctgcccctgggctcagggacacactgggtgggatttggttTGCCTGGATATGATCCTTTAGCTGTCAGATCCCAAAAGTGCTGCTGAGGTGAATTCTCAGCACCTGATGCCTTGACACAGTCCTAAAACAACACCCACACTCCAGTCCTTAGAGCAGAACGTGTGGAACCTCCAATTCCAGCTCAGCTGGGGCAATACCAACACTCATTTACTTCAACCTGACACTGCTGGGGAAATAAATCCACACTGGAAAACAATCACAGAGCTTGGGGGCCATCACTGCTGGGCACTCAGGGCCTAGGGATGAGTTCCACCACTGCTGGGCTCACCAGTGCTTCTGCTGTCCTGAGGAACAGCTCATACCAAGGCAAGGACTGGGCTTGGCCTGGCCCCTGGTGGAGGTTCATGGTCCATGTGTCTTCTTTACCACATAAATAACAATTCATCTGGAGCAACAATGGAGTGTCTGCACAtccccccagctctgtgcaggcacCAAAGGACACTTATCTCTACTGacccaaacacacacagggAGGAGTTTTCAAAAGTAGTCAAGAGAAATTTAGGCATCTGAACACCTAGAACTCTTGAAATCTTCCCATAGGCACTTCTTTTTAGAAGAAATCTGTTTGCTGCACTTGGGAAAGAAGCTAAGAATGGAAATACTGAGAGAATGGAACTTCTATCCATACTAATGGAAACTAAAATGTGCCTTGGCAGAGATTTGTTACTTGCAACTAAAAATTTCTGCTTGATCTTGTTATGTTATTTGCACTGAAAACCACAAACACCTtggcagcaaacagcagcaaatttcACTGCTCAATTCACCATGCACATGGCAGTCAGGAGGAGAACAATACAAATTTGCTTGATGTTGCAGCCTGGCAAAAAAAGATTAAACTTTCTAGGGCCAGATTGATACCTACACCTCAGTTTTGCCAAATCTGACCAGATAACACTCATGAAATGCAGGTTTCAACACCTttgccagagcagcactgacGTGCCCAGTTCTGTGAggagctctgtccctctcctTCTTGGATGGTATCAGCTTTTCTTTGCACCAGCACCATGTTTTGAAACTCTGGTTTGGGTACAGAGAGCCTTTACACAGCCTCAGAAGGGATGGCTTTGTGAGGCAGCTCAGTTCTGGGTGCTCTCAGCTCAGCTGGGGTAGTGCAGAACTCACTGTGGGCTCATCAGGGGTTAAATCAGCTCCTACAGGGAACTCCCACAGGGAactcagtgctgcaggagcaggaccaGTGAGACTCCAATCCACCTGAGCTAAACCAGCCTGGAGTGTGCCTGTTCTTAATTCCCAGAGCCTGACATAGATCAGGATAACACACTCAGAACAGCACAGGAGCTGTTCCCAggtgaaaatgggaaaaatgtgcatttttgtCTTCTTAGGGCTGGGTTTACTATTGGTATTTCTTACCTGCCTGACAGAAAAATGGCCCAGTCAGTTCcaaatggggaagaaaagctgttcttttaaagctgctgcagcagctccttggagaGTCTACAGCAATTCTGACTAAGGTTGATGAGAACAAGGATTTTACTCAGGTAGTAAACTGGGAGCTCCTCCACTGGCTTTGTTTGTCTTAGCAGGGGGATGGAGAAGACAACACAAAGTCTTCAGTATGCACAGTCACCTCTAGAAAGCTTCTTACATCTATGTGGCTAttaacagatttattttattggtAAAATATCAGCTACAgtcttttttgggttttccttCAGCACGATCTACTCATTTTACTGAACttaacagaaaacatctctaaAAACAATGATTCCATCTCACAGAGAAGTACAGATGGGGAATTCCTGTGAATATGCTTCCTATGGAACTGCTTCCTCCTTCCTAGGGCAGCAGTACACCACGCTGGATCCAAAGCCAGGTGGCAGTGCAAACAGATTCCTCCATGCTCAGGCTTTGCTGTCACACTGTGCTACATTTCTGCTGGTTGATATAGAATATCATCTGTCCTGCTTTGATGTTCACTCCTCTGTAACTCACAAAAACAAAGCTGTGCCTCATGGCAAAGGAAAGCTTTGTCTTGACAGGCCCAGAATTTCCTCTCTCATGTCCCACAAGACATTTCCACACTTGTGCTCTTCTTTCAGAAGTTCAGATAAAATATTCAGCACCCACAATCCGGAAGCCTTTGTAGTAGAAACAACAGGTCATTTCCTTTTTATCTGAGCAGATGTTGCTTTTGATTGCACAATTAAGACTATGGAGTGTGGCTCTTTATTAACATGCTTGAAATATGACAATGTAGTAAGAGCATGAACGAGGATAAAGCACCTGGCAGGAGTCTGTGTCCCATCACCTGGGATGAAACTGTGGTGAGAACTTCCCACCTCCAGCAGGATTCTCCACCCTGAGCAACACTAATCTGGTAGATCATTAACAACCATTTGGGAGAAGGGGGCATTCAGCCTGTCCAGTTCATCCACCTGAGGGGGGTGATGCATGATAACCTCGTGGTCCTCTGAGACATCATCCCCCACCGTGACCAGGTTTGTCAGGGATTTGCTGCGAACACACTGGAAATCCACGTGGCGGCTCTtgccctcctccttctcccaggaCATCTGGATGAAGGGACGCTGCACGTAGTTGTAGATCACCTCAGAGCGGCCACCAGGCCTCCTCTTCACCTTCTCCTTGCACGTGGGGTACCCTGGAAACACAGAGAGACACTCAGTTCCCTCTCTGAAACACAAAGAGACAACAGGATTCCTGAACACCCAGGTAGGAGTGACTGTGGGGTCAGCGTGGGACACACGCACAACTGAGCAGATAAATGCTCAGATTCCAGACAAATGCTCACATTCCACATTTAATATTACTGATTTGCAAACGACTGTTCTCTTTTATCCCGAAAAACAGTCCTGGAAGGCTGGGCATCCTTCAAGAAGGAAAACTTAAATCTCCAGGAACAGATGTGCCAAAAGATGAGGCAGTGAggatgagaaggaaaaagggcCAGATAAATCAAGAGGACTATGAGGATGTACTGAGGTTATGTGGGGAGAAATGAGGAGTCAAGGCTGAACATGAGCCCAGGTGGGCAACAAGGCCATGGGCACGTGGGCTGTAGCAGCCATGGTCCAtccagctcagtgccaggggcagtGATtatcccctgtgctgggcactccTGAGGCACCTTGAGtactgtgttcagttttgggcccctcacgagacagacattgaggggctggagtgtgtccagagaagggaacagagctgggaaaggtcTGGAGCAtcaggagtggctgagggagcaggaaaggggctcagcctggagaaaaggagcctcaggggggaccttgtggctctgcacaaatcctgacaggaggggacagctgggggggttgggctgtgctgccagggagcagggacaggagaagagggaacagcctcaagctgtgctgGAGGATATTAAATAGGATATTatagaaaatttcttcaccaagGTTGTCCAGCCAtggcacaggctgtccaggatggagggatttaaaagacatgtggatgtggcacttggggatgtggTAGGCttagcagtgctgggttaatggttggactcaataatCTTAGAGggtttttccaacctaaacaattccatgattccctgaCACGAGGGCGCAGCACTGTGTGTAGTCAGCCTGCAGGTGCCTCACAGCACCAGCCATTCTGTGAGCAAACACAGCTACTATAAAAATAAGTCTCTCAGGACAGAGCTCAGCATTCTCTAAGCTCCCTAAGGGAAAGCTTGGATCAGCAGGTGGAAACATTTGACTCCTGTTTCCCGTTTACTAATTCCTAAGGAGACAAGTCTTTCTCCTACATGTTATGTAACTTTCACTTTCCTTTAACTTTTAAGCCCCCTGGCCAATTTCAGTGGAACACGGTAGAGGTAAAGGAAAAACATGTTGAGTTTTAACTGGATTTGTAAGAATCAATGTAAAACACAGAGTAAACAAGGAAATGCCTGGATTTCAGAAGAAATCAGGCTTTGCTGACTGTGGAGTCACCTGAACATGCATTTCCCCTGCTGAAGCAGCACCTTACCTTCAATGCCAATGCGAATATTCTTCAGACCCCGTTCCTTCAACACAGCCTTTGCCACGTCCCTGTTCTCAATGTACTTGAAGAATCTGTACAGCTTGGAACTGTAAAGGACTTGAGAAATAAAAGGGGTGATTAGAATCAACAAAGAGGAACCTCCTCCCTGCTTCTGGCATGCTTTGCTGTGCCAAAAGCCAGGTGTGGATTCCAAGGATTATTTCAGGTGTCTGTTTTCCTCACTGGGATTAATTGCACTTCCTTTTGGGAGGGCAGAGATGCAAATCACAGTCTCGATAGATTGGGTGGTGATGGGAGTGTAAAGCAAAGAATATTCCCTCATTAAGGAGCCTGGAAAAGGCTAAGGGGAGGcagaaacaggaggaaaagcacAATGAGTGCTGGGATCAGTTTTAACTAGCCAGGCATCCTGCCTCCAACAGCACCAGGGCTCCATGTGCCAGCATCTCCTCCTGGAGGAAGCCAGACTGGGAATGTGCCCTTTCCttatgtctgtgtgtgtgtgtggaacAGAGTGCAGAGCCCTTACTTTGTGAATACTCCTCTCCCATGGGAGGTGGATGATCCTCATCCCAGTCCACGGTGTCCTCGTCGGTCAGCACGACGATGTGACACTCGCGCTCGCCCTTCCGCGCGCTGTCCACCATGATgggcaggatcagctcctcCAGGTAGCTGTCAAACTGCTTGTGAGCCCCATCGTTGGACAGCTCGTGTAACAGAGCACCTGAGgagacacagagcacagcagctttgctgcagcaTGAAAATATCTCAGCTCTGCACTTCCCAGATCCATCCGAGAGCACAGCCAGATTCTTCTTCAGACAAAATGCTCAACATATGTTCAGACACATCAACAGCCTCCAGATCCAGAACTGGCAAAGTCAGAAGTGCAGACTGCATTTCAAATGGGATGCAAATTGCACTGCAGAACCATTCCATTCCCATTAAAAACCCACCAAGCTCCAATCAATGCAGTGAAACAGTAATAGACTGAATAATTAATTCATTATGATACTTAACTTGAATTTCCAGCAACAACCTCTGCCCTTGAAAGCACATTTTACTGCCTTCTCTGTGATCACTCACCAGAGAACAGGGCAGGAAATTCCACCCACAGCCTGTGTTATGATACCACACACCCCATTTCAGTAAAGTGCCTTTCACAGACCTGTTTGTGTTaaaagtacttctctttgccaGCATGCCCACAAAAAAGCTGCTCCCAATCAAATCCCTTCAAGACCAGGAATTCTACTGCTCTCCAGATTCGGTATCCTTGGTTCCTGCTCTGCCCATCAGCCTTTAGCTTAAATTATTCATGATTCTCTGGTACATTTTGGTTAGGGGTTATAATCCCGCTTTTAGCCATCATTTTGTTGGCAGTAACAgcaagctctgctcagcctctgTTAGAAAAAGAGACTAAAATGTTTAATTTGCTTTTGGAGCTAAGTGCCTGTGTTCTGAAGGATTTGGTCACTTCACTTGGGATTGAAGCAGCCAAAAGGAAGCTGTTTAAATGCAACTTGAGCCCCAGTGAAATCCATGTGTTCATGCTTAAACTAAAGCTCAAGATTAAAAACTACACTGAATCAGGATCAGAGTGCTCAACCTCCTGCAGATGATCTCCTAAAAGCTGATTTCTCTCCATACTTACTTAAATCTTGACATTTGATTGTGTTGAAATCAAAGTTTATGCAGAGGTAATCACATGTGTCTCGAAGGTCTGGGATGGAAATCCCATCAGGGCAGTTAATGATTCCGGTTTTGTAATAATCCTGTGAATAAAAGGACAGGTTTTGGAGAGAAAAACTATGAACATCTTGGACTATGACAATTCCTAATTAGTTCTTTATTTTGCTTACTAATATTGGAGAGATACTGAAACTATTTATAAAATAGCCCTGCTTGTCTGACAATCTACATGTTTTTGGTCTGATAAATTATGAGCTCCAGTTAAAACCTTTCCATGGCACAGGGTTTCATAACATCTCATAAgcaatatgtatttatatacaaCCACAAGGTCAGGATACAGCTCAGGAATTACAACAGCAGGACATAGAAAAGGTAAAAGGCAACATGAGCTTATATCTGAAATGTGGACTTATACCAAAGctacattttttctttagaaatcaCAATGCAAAACCTAAAACCAGAATGTTGCAGGGAGTGCCTGGAGATGGCTCAGCTGTGTGACAAACAgattgtttgtttcttttctcctcagctgcagagctgcccttaCCAGCACGGTGCGGAACACGGCAGAGCTGATCCCTTCTGCGATCTCGTACTCGCCCTTCTCGTTTGGCCGGGTGAAATTGTATTCTCTGCCTGGCCCAAACATCCTGAAAGAGGTAAAGAACTGTGTGAGTGCACAAGAACACAGAAATAGATTTATTTCAGAGACAAAGAGGtgaaaatttcagagaaaaatttcagagaaaaagaggggttagaaaattctttcctgtgagggcGAGGAGggcctggcagaggctgcccagagcagctgtggctgccccagccctggaagtgtccaaggccaggctggatgaggcttggagtaatctgggatagtggaaggtgtccctgcccatggcaggggtgaaaTGAACTGAGCTTCAAGGTCCCTTGCAGCTGAGGCCAtgccatgattctgtgatgaagcccagcagtgtcacagagaTACAGCAACTTAAATCTCCACTCCAATCTCTTCCTCAGTAAATAAGGACAAGATTTGGCTCAGGGAGACCTCTGTTGCTATGGCTACTGCACTCTAAGGAACAAGCCAAAGGAACAGATCATTCAGTCCTGGGGCAGAAAATCCCCAGACAATAAAGCCCTTGCACTGACCTACACCAGATAAATCCACATGACTTTAAATGCCTTGTTTTACACAATAATCCATGCAAGGGTCAGTGACCCACCAGAACCCTTTGGCCAGAGAGGTGGAAGTGCTGGCAATACAGCACCCCTGGCAATACAGCACACGAGGATTTCTTGGTGCAGCAACAGGCTCCAACCTCTCAGAAGGAACTGAGTAATTTCTCTTTCAGGAGGGTACCaagaggtggcagcaggaagggatggagCTTTATCACATTCCCCATTCAGGAGGAGGGTTATCAGCTGGGGACAGATGTACAGCTGACAGACCAGGCAAACACTTGGAGAGAAGGTAAAGGAAATCATCTTTGGCTAAAAGTGTGCATGTTTTGATGGACATGGATCAAAGGGAGACTTATCTAGAGAACCACCAACTCTCCATCTGGTCAGGCCTTCTGGGCCTCACTCACAGCCAAATTCTGACTGAGGTGTGTATAGATGAGATCACAAAACAAACATTACATGTtcattccattaaaaaaaaaaaaaaattagattgtCTTGAGGTACCTTGAAGGTAAGAGAAGTGACCCACCTTCCCAGCATGGTGTCAGGGTGAGCAGTGAAGATCTGGGGATTCACTGCAAAGCGGGTGCCATCCACCACCAGGGTCACTTTCTCTGGAGCTACTGTCTGGGAACTGCTACTTGAAGACAATGCACAGCATCCATGGCGTTCCTGGGCATTAAAATATTCCAGCTGTCTCTTATTTCCATCTGGGATATGGCAGTTGTGAGGCTCTTCAGGAGCAGACAGCATGCTACAGAGCTGGGGATTTACTGGGCAAGTGTTATGTCGGCATTCAGAATCCAAACCTGAGGGACACAAACAAACATTGCAAGGAAAGGagagaatttatttaaaaacatcatTTCATAGTAACACTTCCTACTGAAATGAGAAAACTGAGTCATGCAATAATTAAGGATGTCATAACTGTCAGGGTGATGTTATATGACATAAAACTGGGCTGTTATTGAACTGCACCAGCAGCTGGATGTTTTGGTGAGCCATGGTGCTTAACGTTCCTTGTTAAAGCAAGATGGATTCAGCTGAaaagggcaggagcacaggaatTAAACAAGGTCAGAAATACAGACCCAGCTTGCTGGCAGGACTCCCACAggaagctgagcagcagcacacacctcAGCAGGGTGGTGTaaggcagcagtgcccagtgccagtcTGTGGTGGGCACACAGGACTACCCAGATGCCTGCAGTGAATCTGCTCAGggccagctccaggctggccaGGACACTCCTGTGGGATGCTCTTGCCAAGATGCTGAACCCTGCTCTGAACCTCTGACCTTTGGAGCACCTGGCACAAGCAGGGCACATACTGCCCAGTGCAAACTGCCCTGTGATACTGGAACATTCTCCAAAACACAACACCCCTTAAAGCCCAAATAATAATCTCCCTTAAAGCCCAAAAAATAATCTCCCTCAAAGATTACAACGTTGAGGGCATTATCCTTACCCTCAGTCCTGGGAactgcagggctgtgacctCCTAACACTACAGAGCTTTCTTCTGACTCATGGGCTGCTACAGTTCTGTTTTCCACAGGACAACTGGACTCCAGATTTCTCACCCAGtctgtgcccccagcacagTTCCCATTCATGCTGGGCTTCCGTGCTGTGAGGAGTTGGTGGCGTTTCCTaagagaagagctggagagagaaTCCAGGTTGTTAGTTCAGGAAGAAACTCCCAAGCAAGGAAGTTCAAATTTCTGTATCTGGTACCACAAATAAGGTCCCTCAGGCTCAAAAGGCATTTCTTCAGGTATTTAACTGTGTTTCAGAGGCTTATGGTGCTTGTTATGCCCCTACCCTCACatggaaagaggggaaaaaagattttaaagcaATCAGGGGTCTATTAAGTCCATTTAATCTATAGACCTTCACTTTTTTAAAGCTAAGTCTAAAGCCACTGGTGTATTTAGATCACATGTGAGTTCCTGCAAATACCTTCCTGGCAACTCctcctttaaaaatgtttatattcTTGACTCTCAGTCCTGGCCAAATGAGCTCTATAACATGCTTACAGCCTGAAATAGAACATTTTCCCAGTTAACAGCTCAGGCATTGCCTCTCAACCACTCTGAGGTTTGACCAGGAGGTTCCCTGCTCCCAATCATTGCTTGGTTTTGGTTCTTTCCTCCTGATTTatgctgtgctgtcacacagtgCTCCCCCCAGTATTTAACCCACCACAGTCCCACAACAAACACTGGgacagtgcagagcagccatggctggagcagccccacacaGGATGCTTTAACCACTGCCACATCTGGAATGCTCTTCCAGCATATGTAAAGTcacagcttccttttttttccaagtaaaatTCCTTCCTCCTATCTTTAAGACCCACTTCACCCCTTTCTATCTCCCAACAGATCAGATCTCTTTGCTGTCTCTTTCCCTCATTCTCTCTGGCAtttgctctgctctggacaAGAACCAGCTCTCCTTTCTTGCTTCAAGTGTTTTCCTTTCACTCTCTCAAACATAAAACACCAATTTCCTCATTAATGAATTTTTCCAATTTCCCCCCTGCAGAACAATTGTCCTGTGTGTTTCCCTTGGTTGAATGATGACTGCAGGGCCTGTGGGTGCCATCTCTGGCAGAGACAAAGCAGATAAAACACAGCACtaataaaacagcaaaatgcCAAGTCAGAGTTGCTGAGTTTTCTGGCCAGCACCTGCTGAGGCTTTAATGAGCAGTTCAGTGGTGAGTTTCAAGCCCATTGCTACTGGCAGTCTGAATTAAGCATTTTATTCCtaatgagaattttaaaaaggaataacAATTCATTCCTTTTGTTCTGTAAACCCAATTCTAAGTTGCCAGCATTATTATATCTGTGTATTTTTAGAAAATCTGCTGCTTACACATCATGTGATGGTC
This region of Ammospiza nelsoni isolate bAmmNel1 chromosome 23, bAmmNel1.pri, whole genome shotgun sequence genomic DNA includes:
- the KCTD20 gene encoding BTB/POZ domain-containing protein KCTD20 isoform X1, with the translated sequence MSRHSSLRKRHQLLTARKPSMNGNCAGGTDWVRNLESSCPVENRTVAAHESEESSVVLGGHSPAVPRTEGLDSECRHNTCPVNPQLCSMLSAPEEPHNCHIPDGNKRQLEYFNAQERHGCCALSSSSSSQTVAPEKVTLVVDGTRFAVNPQIFTAHPDTMLGRMFGPGREYNFTRPNEKGEYEIAEGISSAVFRTVLDYYKTGIINCPDGISIPDLRDTCDYLCINFDFNTIKCQDLSALLHELSNDGAHKQFDSYLEELILPIMVDSARKGERECHIVVLTDEDTVDWDEDHPPPMGEEYSQILYSSKLYRFFKYIENRDVAKAVLKERGLKNIRIGIEGYPTCKEKVKRRPGGRSEVIYNYVQRPFIQMSWEKEEGKSRHVDFQCVRSKSLTNLVTVGDDVSEDHEVIMHHPPQVDELDRLNAPFSQMVVNDLPD
- the KCTD20 gene encoding BTB/POZ domain-containing protein KCTD20 isoform X2, whose translation is MNGNCAGGTDWVRNLESSCPVENRTVAAHESEESSVVLGGHSPAVPRTEGLDSECRHNTCPVNPQLCSMLSAPEEPHNCHIPDGNKRQLEYFNAQERHGCCALSSSSSSQTVAPEKVTLVVDGTRFAVNPQIFTAHPDTMLGRMFGPGREYNFTRPNEKGEYEIAEGISSAVFRTVLDYYKTGIINCPDGISIPDLRDTCDYLCINFDFNTIKCQDLSALLHELSNDGAHKQFDSYLEELILPIMVDSARKGERECHIVVLTDEDTVDWDEDHPPPMGEEYSQILYSSKLYRFFKYIENRDVAKAVLKERGLKNIRIGIEGYPTCKEKVKRRPGGRSEVIYNYVQRPFIQMSWEKEEGKSRHVDFQCVRSKSLTNLVTVGDDVSEDHEVIMHHPPQVDELDRLNAPFSQMVVNDLPD